Proteins encoded in a region of the Streptomyces akebiae genome:
- a CDS encoding ABC transporter permease, whose translation MSVLDSTTTILASGVRLTVPLAFAACGEYLAQRAGAMNISVEAMMLSAAFTSVATASATGSATVGLAVGVLTGLVVGFVHGNLSHRAQINTFVVGLVLNALVLGLTSYLITIEQFASHQVGVLSIPLLQDIPLIGKPLFSERWPAYLLILLVPLTWWLVERSRWGLELRAVGENPQAADVTGIKVNARRRQALLWCGALAGLGGAYLAVGEVGSFNQNMTAGRGYLVIAAVIFGAWRLGRTMLGCLVFGLSDAMRLALPALGVTLNAQLLVAAPYLLALLAMLLFTTQHREPGALGRPFERGST comes from the coding sequence GTGAGCGTTCTGGACAGCACCACGACCATTCTCGCGAGCGGTGTCCGGCTGACCGTGCCGCTGGCCTTCGCCGCCTGCGGTGAGTACCTGGCCCAGCGCGCCGGCGCGATGAACATCTCCGTCGAGGCGATGATGCTGAGCGCCGCGTTCACCTCGGTCGCCACCGCCAGTGCGACCGGCAGCGCCACCGTCGGCCTCGCGGTCGGCGTCCTGACCGGCCTCGTCGTCGGTTTCGTGCACGGCAACCTCTCCCACCGGGCCCAGATCAACACCTTCGTCGTCGGCCTCGTGCTGAACGCGCTGGTGCTCGGACTGACGAGCTACCTGATCACGATCGAGCAGTTCGCCTCGCACCAGGTCGGGGTGCTGTCGATCCCGCTGCTCCAGGACATCCCGCTCATCGGCAAGCCCCTGTTCTCCGAACGCTGGCCCGCTTACCTGCTGATTCTGCTGGTGCCGCTGACCTGGTGGTTGGTGGAGCGCAGCCGCTGGGGCCTGGAACTCCGGGCGGTGGGGGAGAACCCGCAGGCCGCCGACGTCACGGGCATCAAGGTGAACGCGCGCCGTCGGCAGGCCCTGCTGTGGTGCGGCGCGCTGGCCGGCCTGGGCGGCGCGTACCTAGCGGTCGGCGAGGTCGGATCGTTCAACCAGAACATGACCGCCGGACGCGGCTACCTCGTCATCGCCGCGGTGATCTTCGGGGCCTGGCGGCTGGGTCGGACCATGCTGGGCTGCCTGGTGTTCGGCCTCTCCGACGCGATGCGCCTGGCGCTCCCCGCGCTCGGTGTCACCCTCAACGCCCAACTGCTCGTCGCGGCCCCGTATCTGCTCGCGCTCCTCGCCATGCTGCTGTTCACCACCCAGCACCGAGAACCGGGGGCGCTGGGCCGGCCTTTCGAGCGCGGGTCGACCTGA
- a CDS encoding ABC transporter permease, with product MSAASLTDPDDPGRRLLARLRPGRRDWMTAGLTLALIGVAGGVSALLLTLTGASPSASLTAIWTGSLANATGWTTTLLNTAPLLLVAVGACVCATAGTFNIGQEGQVLIGGLAGAWVGLRLAVPGPMLVVVVLGAAAVGGAAWAALSALMLRFRGVNVPVSTLLMTFLAIQLVTFAVSTPWVLQESVQGAGDIADAQSNALPANAQLAGFGHYPSLQLNTGLFLAVVAAVAVAMLLSRSRWGFKVRMVGLNPRTAKHAGVRVAALGGLTLALSGAFAGLAGGLLLASPVSTNRLQAGLSDNVGWDGLLVALVARNRPLAAVPVSFVFAVLRAGGDFLSATGVPSYLVDIVKALLVLAFVAPPVLVDLFHGRRGATLRAASAVSVVPTKTEVAA from the coding sequence ATGAGTGCCGCCTCTCTGACGGATCCGGACGACCCCGGCCGACGCTTGCTCGCCCGGCTCCGGCCAGGGCGCCGTGACTGGATGACGGCGGGCCTGACACTCGCGCTCATCGGTGTCGCCGGCGGCGTGTCCGCGCTGCTGCTCACGCTGACCGGTGCCTCGCCGAGCGCTTCGCTGACCGCGATATGGACCGGGTCCCTCGCCAACGCCACCGGATGGACGACGACGCTGCTCAACACGGCGCCCCTGCTGCTGGTCGCGGTCGGTGCGTGCGTCTGCGCGACCGCCGGCACGTTCAACATCGGACAGGAGGGGCAGGTGCTCATCGGCGGCCTGGCCGGTGCCTGGGTGGGGCTGCGCCTGGCCGTGCCCGGTCCGATGCTGGTCGTCGTGGTGCTGGGCGCCGCAGCGGTCGGCGGTGCCGCCTGGGCCGCGCTCAGCGCCCTGATGCTCCGCTTCCGTGGTGTCAACGTCCCGGTGAGCACTCTGCTGATGACGTTCCTCGCCATCCAACTCGTCACCTTCGCGGTCAGCACGCCATGGGTCCTGCAGGAGAGCGTGCAGGGCGCCGGGGACATCGCCGACGCGCAGTCCAACGCCCTGCCGGCCAACGCCCAGCTCGCCGGCTTCGGGCACTACCCCTCGCTGCAGCTCAACACGGGCCTGTTCCTCGCGGTCGTCGCCGCGGTCGCGGTCGCCATGCTCCTGAGCCGCAGCCGGTGGGGCTTCAAGGTGCGCATGGTCGGTCTGAACCCGCGCACGGCCAAGCACGCCGGTGTCAGGGTGGCCGCCCTCGGCGGTCTCACCCTGGCGCTGTCCGGCGCTTTCGCGGGACTGGCCGGAGGACTGCTGCTGGCCAGCCCGGTCAGCACCAACCGGCTGCAGGCCGGGCTCTCGGACAACGTCGGCTGGGACGGCCTGCTCGTCGCGCTCGTCGCCCGCAACCGGCCCCTGGCCGCTGTCCCGGTGTCGTTCGTGTTCGCCGTGCTGCGCGCGGGCGGCGATTTCCTCTCGGCCACCGGCGTTCCGTCGTACCTCGTCGACATCGTCAAGGCGTTGCTCGTCCTCGCCTTCGTCGCACCGCCCGTCCTCGTCGACCTCTTCCACGGGCGTCGCGGCGCCACACTGCGGGCGGCGTCCGCCGTTTCCGTTGTCCCGACCAAGACGGAGGTGGCCGCGTGA